The Methylocella silvestris BL2 DNA segment CCTTTCGTCCGGCCGCTGGCGGAGGCGCTGGGCGCTGAGCTGATCCTTCCGCTCGACGTCGAGACGCCCGGGCAGATGGAGGCCGTGTTCGACGCGGTCCGGGCCAAATGGGGCCGGCTCGACTTCCTCGTTCATTCGATCGCCTTCGCCCCGCGCGATGATCTGCACGGCCGCGTCGTCGACTGCTCGCTTGCCGGCTTCCAGCAGGCGATGGCGGTGTCGTGCCATTCCTTTATCGCGATGGCCCGGCTTGCCGAGCCGCTGATGACCGACGGCGGCGCGCTTCTGACCATGACCTATCATGGCGCCGACAAGGTCGTTCAGAATTACAACATGATGGGGCCGGTCAAGGCGGCGCTGGAGGCGAGCGTGCGCTATCTGGCGGCCGAACTCGGGCCGCAGCGCATCCGCGTCCATGCGGTTTCGCCGGGGCCTCTGCTGACGCGCGCCTCGAGCGGCATCGCCGAATTCAAGGACCTGATCGACGACGCCATCGAACGCGCCCCGAGCCGAAGGATCGTCAATATCGCCGAGGTCGGACGCGTTGTCGCCTTTCTTGTAAGCGGCGCTTCGTCGGGCATGACCGGCGACACAATCTATGTGGATGCGGGCCTCAATATCGTCGCCTGAGCTGACGTCGGCCCGCCGCCGCGCCCACATATTCCGCTGCAACGATTAAGGACAATCCGATGAAGCCTATAGCGCAATCCGCTGGGACGCTGGAGCGTTTCGGCCTCGCCCAGAAAAGCGAAAGTCTGAACCGCCGTCTGAGCGATGTCACGGCGCTGTCGCAATCGCTGCAGAAGCTGCGCTCCGGCCACCTTGCGCGCATCGGGGCGGCGCAAGGGGAGGCGCGCAAGGAAAACGCGGCCAAACTCCGCGAGATCTGGTCGCCGCGCCGCGACGGCGCTGAGCTGTTGCGCGAGTTTACGGATTATGCGGTCGACTTTGCGCAGCGCTCCGTGTTGTTTCTCGACATCATGCGCGACGTCGGCAATGCGTTCAACGAGCAAATGGCGGGCGAGCGCACTCCTGTGCTCGTCTATGATTATGAGATGGCGCTCGACGGCCGCAAGATGAGCCGGCCGGTGAATTATGCGCTGGTCCGCATCATTCCGCCGGAGGGAACGCCGGTCGATCCGATGCGCCGGCCCTTCATGATCATTGACCCGCGCGCCGGGCACGGCCCCGGCATCGGTGGTTTCAAGCTCGACAGCGAAGTTGGCGTCGCCCTCGCGCATGGCCACGCCGTCTATTTCGTGATTTTCTTTCCCGATCCCGAGCCAGGCCAGACTCTTGCCGATGTCTGCGCGGCGGAAGGCCTCTTCGTGCGGGAAGTGTCGCGGCGTCATCCCGGCGCCGACAAGCCGGCGATCCTTGGCAATTGCCAGGGCGGCTGGGCCGCTGCGCTCGTCGCCGCCTCGAACCCCTATGTCACCGGCCCGATCGTGCTGAATGGCGCGCCGCTCAGCTATTGGGCCGGCGAACGCGGCAAGAATCCGCTCCGCTACAAGGGCGGGCTCAAGGGCGGCGCGATGCCGGTTCTGCTTTTGTCGGATCTTGGCAATGGCCGTTTCGACGGCGCCAATCTCGTCTTCAACTTCGAATCCATGAATCCCGGCAACACATGGTGGAGCAAATATTACAACGTCTTCGCCAATGTCGACAGCGAGGGGCCGCGCTTCAAGGCGTTCGAAAAATGGTGGTCGTCATTTTATGATTTGAACGAAGCGGAGATCCGCTGGATCGTCGAAAATCTCTTCATCGGCGACAAATTGGAGCGCGGCGACGCCATGCTCGGCGGTCGTGGCGCGGTGGATTTGCGGAAGATCAAATCGCCCATCATCATTTTCGCCAGCAAGGGCGACGATATCACGCCGCCGCCGCAGGCGCTCGCCTGGATCGCCAAAGTCTATGGCGACGAACGCGAGATACGCGCGCGCGGCCAGAAGATCCTCTACATCGTGCATGAGGATATCGGCCATCTTGGCATCTTCGTGTCCGCCAAGGTGGCGCTGAAGGAGCACGACCGCATCGTCTCGACGCTCGACGCGATCGAGGCGCTGGCGCCGGGCCTCTATGAAATGCAGATCGAAAAGCTCGTCTCGGACGCTACCGAGCCGAGCTATCTCGTCGGTTTCGAGGAGCGCACCCTCGCCGATCTCAATGCGTTCGACGACGGCGCCGAGGACGAGGCTTTCGAGGCCGTCGCGCGTCTTTCCGAATTTGGCGTTGATCTTTACGAAATGCTGCTGCGGCCGACAATCCAGGCATTGGCGACCCCGGCCTCCGCGCAGGCAATGGCGCGGGCGCATCCGCTGCGCGCCCGCCGCGTGATTCTGTCGGACCGCAATCCTGTGATGCCGCTTGTCGCGCCGCTCGCCGCCGCGGCGCGGGAAGCGCGGAAGCCCGTCGCGGCGGGCAATCCCTTCTTCGCCACGGAAAAGCTGACCGCGGCGATGATCGAGCAGTCGATGAATTTCTGGAGCGATCTGCGCGGCGCGTTCGACGAACTCGCCTTCTTCGCGATCTATTCCAATCCGCTGCTGTCTCGCCTGACGGACCGCGATCGCTCGCCGCCCGCGAGCGATCCGGCCGATGGGTTGCGCGAACTGCCGCTCGTGAATGAAGCGCTGGCGAATCTGTCGCGCGGCGGCTTCGCCGAGGCGGTGATCCGCATGCTGGTCCTGCTCGCGCGCTCGCGCGGGGAAGTGCGCCAGACCCGCCTTGAACGATCCAGGGCCACGCTGCAGAATGCAGAGCCGTTCAAAAGCCTTGGCGAGAGCGAGCGCACGCGGATCATCCATGAGCAAACGCTGATTATCGACTTCGAACCGGAGGCGGCGCTGGCGACCTTGCCCGATCTTTTGCCCATTGACGCGGACCGCCGGCGCGCGCTCGAACTCGTCAAGGATATCGTTGGCGACGTCAGGGAAATGAGCGAACCGACCATCGCCATGTTCGCGCGGCTGCGCCAACGGCTGGGCGCGCCGGACGACGGCGCCCTCGTCCGCAGCGATTCGGCGCGTCAGTTCCGCGAGCACGAAGTGCTTGAGACGCTGCAATGACGCATTCGAACCGGCTATATTCGGAACTGGCGGTCGGCGAGGAGGCGTCGATCACCCGTATCGTCACTCCGAACGACCTCTATGTGTTCGCGCATGTGAGCGGCAATCTCAACCCGCTCAATTTGCCGGCGGCGCCTGGCGAGAACGCGCCCGCCGCGCCGCCGGCGGCGCCTTCCATGTGGGTCGCCTCGCTGTTTTCCGCGGTCCTCGGCAATCTATTGCCCGGCCCCGGCACGATCTATGAGGCGCAGAACCTGCGCTTCCACGCCAGGGCCCGCGTCGGCGATAAGCTGACGATATCGGTGCGGGTCGAGGCGCTGCGGCCGCCCGCGACTGTCGTGCTGCAAACCAGGGTCGAGCGCGACGGAGAACTCTTGGTCGACGGGACGGCGGAGGTCCGCGCGCCTGAGACCAAGGAGACATTCGAGCTCGTCGAGCTCCCGGAACTGCGGGTCGAGCGCCATCGCCATGTGCAGCGTTTGCTGGCCGCCTGCGCCAATCTGCCGGCGATGCCGACAGCGGTCGTCGCGCCCGAGGAAGAGAATGCGCTGATGGGCGCGCTCGCCGGGGGCAGGGAGCATTTGATCGTCCCGATCCTGATCGGCGACGAGGCGAAGATTCGTGCTATTGCGGCCAGCCGCGGCGCCGATCTGACCGGGGTTGAAATCGAAAATCTGCCGAGCCACGACGCGGCTGCGGCGCGAGCGGTCGAACTCGTCCATCTTGGCAAGGCGCAGGCGGTGATGAAGGGGCATCTGCACAGCGATGAATTGCTGCGCCATGTCGTGAAGTCGCAGGGCGGCCTTCGCACCGGCCGGCGCATCAGCCATGTGTTCGTCATGGACGCGCCCTCCCTGTCGCAGCTGATCCTCGTCACCGATGCGGCGATCAACATCGCCCCGACACTCGAAGAAAAAGTCGACATCGTGCAAAATGCGATCGACCTTGGCCTTGCGCTCGGCTTGGCGAAGCCCAAGGTCGGGATTCTGTCGGCGGTCGAGCTGGTCAACCCCAAGATCCAATCGACGCTGGATGCGGCGGCGCTCTCGAAAATGAGCGAGCGCGGACAGATCACCGGCGGCGTGGTGGACGGCCCGCTCGCCATGGACAATGCAATCAGCATCTCCGCCGCGCGGACCAAGGGGCTGACCTCGCTGGTCGCCGGGCGCGCCGACATTCTCGTCGCGCCGAATCTTGAATCCGGCAACATCCTCGCCAAGGAGCTGACCTACGCCGCGCAGGCCGAGGGAGCGGGTCTTGTCATTGGCGCGAAGGTTCCCGTGCTGCTCACCAGCCGGGCGGATGATGAAGCCTCGCGGCTATTCTCCTGCGCTGTGGCCGTGCTCTATGCGCATTGGCTGGCGACCGGCAAGAGCGCGGTCGCGACCACCGAGGAGAGCGGAAGATGAGCCGCTGCGTCATAACCCTCAACGCCGGATCGTCCTCGATCAAATTCGCGCTGTTCCGGGAAGGGTTGACGCAAGAGGGCTCGGCGAAGGAGCTGACGCCGATGGCGATCGGCCTCGCCGAGATGGTCGGCGAGGAGCGCCGCATCACCGTCCATGACGGCGCCGGCGCCAAAATCTACGAAGTCAAACGAACGGAGCACGTCGACGCGCCGTTCCATGCCGAGGCGCTGCGGCGCATTCTCGCTTGGCGCCAGAGCGCCTTCCCGGACGCCGAGGTCGTCGCGGCGGGGCACCGCGTCGTCCATGGCGGCGTCCATTATTCGGCGCCCGTGATCGTCACCGACGAGGTGCTCAAATATCTCCACACGCTGATCCCGCTCGCGCCATTGCATGAGCCCTATAATATTGCCGGCATTCTGGGCGCGCGCGAGGCCTGGCCTCATGTTGAACAGGTCGCCTGTTTCGACACGGCCTTCCATCGCACCCATCCATTCGTCAATGACGTCTTCGCGCTGCCGCGCCGTTTTTACGATGAGGGCGTGCGGCGCTACGGCTTTCACGGGCTTTCCTATGAATATATCGTCCGGCGCCTGCGCGAGATCGCGCCGCTTCACGCTGCCGGACGCGTCGTTGTCGCCCATCTTGGCAATGGCGCCTCGATGTGCGCGATCCGCGATGGGCTGTCGGTCGCGAGCTCGATGGGTTTTACCGCGCTCGACGGCCTGCCGATGGGCACGCGTTGCGGTCAGCTCGACCCCGGCGTCGTGCTCTATCTGATGCAGGAAAAGAAGATGAGCGCGGCGGAGATCACAGATCTCCTCTATCGCGAGTCAGGCCTTAAAGGGCTCTCCGGCCTTTCGCATGACATGCGCGAACTTGAAGCCGCAGACACATTGGAAGCGCAGCAGGCGATCGAATATTTCGTATTCCGCATCCGCCGTGAGCTCGGCGGTCTGGCCGCCGTGCTCAAGGGGATCGACGCCATCGTATTCTGCGGCGGCATCGGCGAAAATTCCCGCCATGTGCGCGAGCGCGTGCTTGAAGGCATGGAGTGGATCGGCGTCGAACTCGACCGCAGCGCCAACAGCGCCAACGCGGAAGTCATCTCCTCCGAGCGTTCGCGCACGCGGGTTTTCGTCATCCCGACCGACGAGGAAGGCATGATCGCAAGGCACACCTTGGCGCTGCTCGATCAGATGGCCGCCGCCTGAAAATGGCGGGAAAGCCGCGCCTCCGCTCGAACTGAGCCGCTGCGGCTCGCGTCTTCCTAAGACAACAACCCTACATCTTGAGTTGGAACCCGTGCGACGCGGCCGGGTTGTGGCGCCATGACAATCCTTTGCGGAAAAGGGAGCAATCATGAAACGCGTCATCATGGTCGGGGCTGCGCTGATCGCCTTCACGAGCTTCGCCAATGCAGAGTCTTTGGCGGAAAAGACAGGAATCAACTCGGTCTTGGGCGTGAGCCCAAGCACGTCTGATTTTGTTCGTCAGGTCGCGATCAGCGACATGTTTGAAATCAAATCCAGCAGGCTCGCCAAAGAAAAGGGCGACGTCGCCGCGACCGCCTTCGCCGATCATATGATCTCTGCTCACGAAAAGACCTCGGACCAGCTTAAGACTCTGGTCAGCGAGCGCGGCCTGAAAGTGGATTTGCCCGCGGGACTCGACAAATCACACGAGGGCACGCTCGACGACCTCAAAAAGCTTTCGGGCGGCGATTTTACGAAAAGCTACAAGGACGAACAGATCAAGGCGCATCGGACCGCCGTCGACCTTTTTGAACGCTACGCCAAGAGCGGCGACAATGATTCGGTGAAGCAATGGGCGGCGACCACGCTGCCGGAATTGCGCGCTCATCTCGATATGGCGGAGAAGCTTTGACGCGCGCCCGTGACGGGGCGGCGGCCGAGCTATAGGTTCGAAGGCGGCGGCGGAACGCCGCGCGCGGCCGTCAGCGCCTCGTGCAACGTGCGGAAAAGCCGCCCCTGTCCCAACGCAGCGGTGACGCCATGCCGATCGAAATCGGCCTGTAGATAGGAGCGGACGCGACCGAACATCACGGTGACGCCGGATGCGGTCAGATCGCCCAGAAAATCGCGCAGCGTCGTCGCCGCCGAATAATCGATATCGGTGATGGCGCCAGCGTCGACAATCAGCCAGCGCACCTTGTCGGGCGCGGCGTCGATCAGAGCTTTCACCTCGTCCACGAAAATGTGGTCATTGGCGTAAAACAAATCGGAGCCGAAGCGGTAGACTATCAGTCCCGGCTCCGTCTGCTCGCCCGGCAGAGCGTCGATCGGCGTCCACCAGCCATTGGCGTCGGGAGTCAGCACCATCGTGTGCGGCCTGTAGCTGTGACCCACGTGCCGGAACAAAGATAGCGTGATCGCGATCAGAATGCCGGCCTCGACGCCGATCGCGACAACAGTCGCCGCCGTCACGACGGCGAGCCAGAATTCGCCCGGACTTTCGCGGCGGATGGCGCGGAGGGTTTGGAGATCGATCATTCCGACCGCAATGGCGAAGACGACGCCCGCAAGCACGCTACGTGGCAGATATTGCAGCGGGCCCGTCGCAAACAACAGCACCAGAAGGACGATCGCCGCAAAGGTCAGCTGCGCGAATTGGCTGTGCGCGCCGGCTCTCTCCGCCATGGCGGTTTGCGTCGGACTGCCGTTGACGACAAAAGCGCCGCTGAGGCCGGCGGCGGCGTTCGCCGCGGCGAGGCCCAAAATATCCGCATTCGCGTCGATACGCTGATGATGCCGCTCCGCGAAGGCGCGCGCGGTGGCGGCGCTTTGCGCGATAATCACGAAGACGCAGGACACGGCGATCGGCGCGACAGCCAACATGTCGTCGACACTGACCGGAGGCAGAGCGAGCGCCGGCAGTCCGCCGGGCACAGGGCCGATCGAGGAGACGCCGTGGCCGGCGAAGTCGAATCGCCAACTGGCGCCGATCGCCGCAAGGACCGCGATCATTGCGACGGGAAAGCGGGGCAGGAGGCGGCGGCCGATCAGGATCGCGGCGGCGGTCGCGCCGGCAAGCGCGAGGCTCGAACCGTTGATTTCCGCCAGGCGTGGCGCAAGGCGCCAGAGTTGCCGGAGCGCGCCGCCGGACGGCGCCGCAATCCCGAACATGTCGGGGAGCATGGCGATCGCCACCTGCGCGCCAACGCCCGTCAGAAATCCGACAAGCACGGTTCGCGAGAGGAAATCGGCGAGAAACCCCAGCCGGAACAGCCGCGCCGCCAGCAGAAGACCCGCGGCGAGCAGGGCGGTCAGGGCGACCAGCGCCATATATTTTTCGCTCATCGGCGCGGCGAGGGGGCTGAGCGAATTCGAGAAGATCGCGGCGGTGGCCGAATCCGCCGACACGACGAGCTGCCGCGACGAGCCAAAAATGGCGAAGGCGACAAGCGGCAACAGCACGGTGTAAAGGCCGGTGACGACCGGCGTTTGCGCGATGCGCGTATAGCCGAGCACCTGCGGAATATTGATCGTCGCGAGCGAGACGCCGGCCAACATGTCGCGCGCCGCATCGGCCGCCTTGAACGGCCGCAGGCCTGCAAAAAGCTTCAGCTCCATTCGCCAGAACCATTGGCATGCATGGCGTCGTGTCCTTTATTCCGCCGGCCGCCCGCTTCGGCGCCCCGCCGCGTTCAGAACCCGTCAAAGATCGCACGCGTTTGCGCGAGGTCCGCGCCCTGCGCCAGCGCCAGTTGAAGCGCAATGCGGGATTTTCGCGCGTCGAGCCAGCGCGCGGGGATGAGCCCCCGCGCGATGAGGTCGATCTCGCTTCCTGCATAGGCGTAGGACGCGCAGAGGGTCTCGCCGGCGCCCGTGCGGCTTGCGAAGACGACCGGCATGCGCTCGGCGAGGCGGCCGAGATCGGGCGCAGCCTCGGCGGCGACATGGCCGGCGCCCGGCAGGCTGAGAATGACGCCATCAAAGCCCCCCGCCGCAAGCGCGGCGACGGTTTCGCGCTCGAGGCCGGGGCCGGCCTCCACGATTGGCACGATGGGCGGCCGGCCTCCGCCAAAACGCATCAGGGGCGGCGGGGCGGCGGGGACAAGGGCAAAACGCACCCGGTCCTCCGCGACATAGCCGATGGGCCCGAAGGGCGCCGATGAAAACGCGTGTGTGCGAAAACTATGCGACTTGCGGATCAACGGGCCCGCGTGGATCTCGTCGTCGATCACGACGAGGACGCCGGCGCCGCGGGCAGCCTTGGACGCCGCGACCCGAACGGCGGCGAGAAGATTGGCTGGGCCGTCCGCGCCGGGCTGGTCCGCGCGCCGCATGGCGGCGGTCAACACGATCGGCGTCTCAATGCGGGTCAGTAGCGCCAGCCCGAAAGCCGTCTCCTCCAGCGTATCGGTGCCATGAGTGATGACGACCCCATCGGCCGTCTGCGCGGCCGCGACGGCGGCCTCCCCGATCAGCGCCTGATCGGCAAGGGTCAGGCTCGCCGAAGGTTTGGCGAGGATGTCGCGCGTCTCGCAGTCGGCGATGGCTTCGAGCTGTGGAACGGCGGCGGCAAGCGCCTTCGCTCCCAGCCGCAGCGCGCCCGCGTCCGAGCCGCGCGCGATCATGGCGATGGTGCCGCCGGTGGACAGAATGATTACGCGGGGTCGCTGCGGCATCTGCAAAGAGGCGCCTTGCTTGAGACGTCACAGCCGGACCGGCGAAAACGAGAGGCGGCTCCAGGGAGCCGCTTCCCTCTCCTGCGCCGAGGGTCAGGCCTCGGGAGCAGCCGCGGCGGCGGCTTTCTCGGCCGCTGCGGCAGACGCGGCCGCGCGCTCCTGCGCCTTCTTCTTCGGCAGCGCCTTCTTTGGGTTGCTCTGCGCCTCGCGCGTCAGAACGCCGAGCCCGTCGAGCAGGCGGGCGACGCGATCGGTCGGCTGCGCGCCCTTGGCGATCCATTCCTTGGCCTTTTCCGCATCGAGCACCACGCGCTCGGCGGAATCCTTGGCCTTCAGCGGATCGAACACGCCGAGGCGCTCGATGAAGCGGCCGTCGCGCGGCATGCGCGAGTCGGCGACGACCACGCGATAGAACGGGCGCTTCTTGGCGCCGCCGCGCGACAGACGAATTTTCAATGGCATTTTATTGGTTCTCCAAAGGTTGGTTCCGTGTGGTTCATCGAAGAGTCAAAGCCGGCTCCCGCCGGCCAAAGCTCATTTCTTTTTTCCGAACGGGTTGAGCCCGCTCAAAAATCCGCCGCTCGCGCCGCCGCCAAGGCCTGGCAGCTTGGCCGGCCCTGCGCCAAGTCCGGGAAGATTTGATCCCGGCGGCTTCGGCGCGCCGGAGGCCGGAGGCGGCGCAAGCTGCGGCGCCGGCTTGCCGCCCGAAAACGCTCCGGGCGCCGCTCCAAACTGCTTTTG contains these protein-coding regions:
- the fabI gene encoding enoyl-ACP reductase FabI; the protein is MRIGDMLRGRKGLIVGVANADSIAFGSAATLRELGADLAVTYLNEKAEPFVRPLAEALGAELILPLDVETPGQMEAVFDAVRAKWGRLDFLVHSIAFAPRDDLHGRVVDCSLAGFQQAMAVSCHSFIAMARLAEPLMTDGGALLTMTYHGADKVVQNYNMMGPVKAALEASVRYLAAELGPQRIRVHAVSPGPLLTRASSGIAEFKDLIDDAIERAPSRRIVNIAEVGRVVAFLVSGASSGMTGDTIYVDAGLNIVA
- a CDS encoding DUF3141 domain-containing protein; this encodes MKPIAQSAGTLERFGLAQKSESLNRRLSDVTALSQSLQKLRSGHLARIGAAQGEARKENAAKLREIWSPRRDGAELLREFTDYAVDFAQRSVLFLDIMRDVGNAFNEQMAGERTPVLVYDYEMALDGRKMSRPVNYALVRIIPPEGTPVDPMRRPFMIIDPRAGHGPGIGGFKLDSEVGVALAHGHAVYFVIFFPDPEPGQTLADVCAAEGLFVREVSRRHPGADKPAILGNCQGGWAAALVAASNPYVTGPIVLNGAPLSYWAGERGKNPLRYKGGLKGGAMPVLLLSDLGNGRFDGANLVFNFESMNPGNTWWSKYYNVFANVDSEGPRFKAFEKWWSSFYDLNEAEIRWIVENLFIGDKLERGDAMLGGRGAVDLRKIKSPIIIFASKGDDITPPPQALAWIAKVYGDEREIRARGQKILYIVHEDIGHLGIFVSAKVALKEHDRIVSTLDAIEALAPGLYEMQIEKLVSDATEPSYLVGFEERTLADLNAFDDGAEDEAFEAVARLSEFGVDLYEMLLRPTIQALATPASAQAMARAHPLRARRVILSDRNPVMPLVAPLAAAAREARKPVAAGNPFFATEKLTAAMIEQSMNFWSDLRGAFDELAFFAIYSNPLLSRLTDRDRSPPASDPADGLRELPLVNEALANLSRGGFAEAVIRMLVLLARSRGEVRQTRLERSRATLQNAEPFKSLGESERTRIIHEQTLIIDFEPEAALATLPDLLPIDADRRRALELVKDIVGDVREMSEPTIAMFARLRQRLGAPDDGALVRSDSARQFREHEVLETLQ
- a CDS encoding bifunctional enoyl-CoA hydratase/phosphate acetyltransferase, giving the protein MTHSNRLYSELAVGEEASITRIVTPNDLYVFAHVSGNLNPLNLPAAPGENAPAAPPAAPSMWVASLFSAVLGNLLPGPGTIYEAQNLRFHARARVGDKLTISVRVEALRPPATVVLQTRVERDGELLVDGTAEVRAPETKETFELVELPELRVERHRHVQRLLAACANLPAMPTAVVAPEEENALMGALAGGREHLIVPILIGDEAKIRAIAASRGADLTGVEIENLPSHDAAAARAVELVHLGKAQAVMKGHLHSDELLRHVVKSQGGLRTGRRISHVFVMDAPSLSQLILVTDAAINIAPTLEEKVDIVQNAIDLGLALGLAKPKVGILSAVELVNPKIQSTLDAAALSKMSERGQITGGVVDGPLAMDNAISISAARTKGLTSLVAGRADILVAPNLESGNILAKELTYAAQAEGAGLVIGAKVPVLLTSRADDEASRLFSCAVAVLYAHWLATGKSAVATTEESGR
- a CDS encoding acetate/propionate family kinase — translated: MSRCVITLNAGSSSIKFALFREGLTQEGSAKELTPMAIGLAEMVGEERRITVHDGAGAKIYEVKRTEHVDAPFHAEALRRILAWRQSAFPDAEVVAAGHRVVHGGVHYSAPVIVTDEVLKYLHTLIPLAPLHEPYNIAGILGAREAWPHVEQVACFDTAFHRTHPFVNDVFALPRRFYDEGVRRYGFHGLSYEYIVRRLREIAPLHAAGRVVVAHLGNGASMCAIRDGLSVASSMGFTALDGLPMGTRCGQLDPGVVLYLMQEKKMSAAEITDLLYRESGLKGLSGLSHDMRELEAADTLEAQQAIEYFVFRIRRELGGLAAVLKGIDAIVFCGGIGENSRHVRERVLEGMEWIGVELDRSANSANAEVISSERSRTRVFVIPTDEEGMIARHTLALLDQMAAA
- a CDS encoding DUF4142 domain-containing protein, which codes for MKRVIMVGAALIAFTSFANAESLAEKTGINSVLGVSPSTSDFVRQVAISDMFEIKSSRLAKEKGDVAATAFADHMISAHEKTSDQLKTLVSERGLKVDLPAGLDKSHEGTLDDLKKLSGGDFTKSYKDEQIKAHRTAVDLFERYAKSGDNDSVKQWAATTLPELRAHLDMAEKL
- a CDS encoding SulP family inorganic anion transporter produces the protein MELKLFAGLRPFKAADAARDMLAGVSLATINIPQVLGYTRIAQTPVVTGLYTVLLPLVAFAIFGSSRQLVVSADSATAAIFSNSLSPLAAPMSEKYMALVALTALLAAGLLLAARLFRLGFLADFLSRTVLVGFLTGVGAQVAIAMLPDMFGIAAPSGGALRQLWRLAPRLAEINGSSLALAGATAAAILIGRRLLPRFPVAMIAVLAAIGASWRFDFAGHGVSSIGPVPGGLPALALPPVSVDDMLAVAPIAVSCVFVIIAQSAATARAFAERHHQRIDANADILGLAAANAAAGLSGAFVVNGSPTQTAMAERAGAHSQFAQLTFAAIVLLVLLFATGPLQYLPRSVLAGVVFAIAVGMIDLQTLRAIRRESPGEFWLAVVTAATVVAIGVEAGILIAITLSLFRHVGHSYRPHTMVLTPDANGWWTPIDALPGEQTEPGLIVYRFGSDLFYANDHIFVDEVKALIDAAPDKVRWLIVDAGAITDIDYSAATTLRDFLGDLTASGVTVMFGRVRSYLQADFDRHGVTAALGQGRLFRTLHEALTAARGVPPPPSNL
- a CDS encoding asparaginase, with protein sequence MPQRPRVIILSTGGTIAMIARGSDAGALRLGAKALAAAVPQLEAIADCETRDILAKPSASLTLADQALIGEAAVAAAQTADGVVITHGTDTLEETAFGLALLTRIETPIVLTAAMRRADQPGADGPANLLAAVRVAASKAARGAGVLVVIDDEIHAGPLIRKSHSFRTHAFSSAPFGPIGYVAEDRVRFALVPAAPPPLMRFGGGRPPIVPIVEAGPGLERETVAALAAGGFDGVILSLPGAGHVAAEAAPDLGRLAERMPVVFASRTGAGETLCASYAYAGSEIDLIARGLIPARWLDARKSRIALQLALAQGADLAQTRAIFDGF
- the rpsP gene encoding 30S ribosomal protein S16, with the protein product MPLKIRLSRGGAKKRPFYRVVVADSRMPRDGRFIERLGVFDPLKAKDSAERVVLDAEKAKEWIAKGAQPTDRVARLLDGLGVLTREAQSNPKKALPKKKAQERAAASAAAAEKAAAAAAPEA